From the genome of Streptococcus oralis:
GCAATCCTGCAGCAGAACCGCTAGATGGCTACAAGCAGATGAATCCTATGGTCTTTGCAGGTCTTTATCCAATCGAGTCAAACAAGTACAATGACCTACGTGAAGCCCTAGAAAAATTGCAGCTCAACGATGCCAGCCTGCAGTTTGAACCAGAAACATCTCAGGCGCTTGGATTTGGTTTCCGTTGTGGATTCCTTGGACTTCTCCATATGGATGTTATTCAAGAGCGTTTAGAGCGCGAGTTCAACATTGACCTCATCATGACAGCTCCGTCTGTTATTTACAAGGTTAACCAAACTGACGGTGAGTCTATGGATGTGTCTAACCCCTCTGAATTTCCAGACCCAACCAAGATTGCGACTATTGAAGAGCCGTATGTCAAGGCGCAAATCATGGTACCACAGGAGTTCGTCGGAGCAGTGATGGAACTGGCTCAGCGTAAGCGTGGGGATTTTGTGACCATGGACTATATTGATGATAATCGTGTCAATGTTATCTATCAAATTCCGCTTGCTGAAATTGTCTTTGACTTCTTTGATAAGCTTAAGTCTTCGACGCGTGGTTATGCAAGCTTTGACTACGAATTGTCAGAGTACCGCTCATCTAAGCTAGTCAAAATGGATATCCTTCTCAATGGAGACAAGGTGGACGCCCTCAGCTTTATCGTTCACAAGGATTTTGCCTACGAACGTGGGAAACTCATCGTGGATAAGCTCAAGAAAATCATCCCTCGTCAACAGTTTGAGGTACCCATTCAAGCAGCTATTGGGCACAAAATCGTGGCTCGTACTGATATCAAGGCCCTTCGTAAGAACGTACTTGCCAAATGTTACGGTGGTGACGTTTCTCGTAAACGCAAACTGCTTGAAAAACAAAAAGCTGGTAAGAAACGTATGAAAGCTATCGGATCAGTAGAAGTCCCACAAGAAGCCTTCCTTAGCGTCTTAAGCATGGATGAAGAATAGAATTATAAAATAAAACTCTTGAAGATTTTTCAAGAGTTTTTGCTTTAAATGTGAGCTATAAAATCGTAAACGAACAGAATTGATTAGGTTAGAATTTGACAGAAGACCTTATTTTTCTTATAATGCAGATGGAAAGGTGGTAGGATGAAAAAATTATTAATTTTAAGTACTGTAGTTACTGTTAGTGCTTTTTTAGCTTCATGCTCCAATAATTCGCAAGCAGCAATCGAAGAAAGTTCGACTGCGGTTGTTAGTTCTTCTAGCAGTCAGGAAACGAGCAACTCTAGCTCTGCCTTTTCTGAAGCGAGAAAGGAAGAGACGCAAATCATCGGCTCGAATGAGTATGGGTTTGTCAAGGTACCCAAATCATGGGTTCGATTCCATGAAGTAGAAGGTGGAAATGATATACAGTATTGTGATGGAACAGATATCAACATTGTTACGCTGAATACCTTCAAGGCTGATCAGTTCAATATCAGCGAAGAAGAATATGCTAAACTGGATGTTGTGACTGTCTCATCTAGTATTTTAACTTCCAAGGAACAAAGCTCTGATTTCAGTAAGGTCTGGGGTTCCAAATCGACCATTGGAGGCTATGAAGCCTATGTTGTCAATGCAATTGCTAAGTCAGGGAAATACCTTGTTACCTGGGTTTTCCGATCAAATGATGGTAAAATCCGCTATGTTTCACTTGAAGGAGATGGGGAAACTTTAAAAACAATCTTACCGATGGTTGAAAGTAGCTGGTCAACTACTAAATCTGAATAAATGAAAAAAAGAAGATCCTTGGTCTTCTTTTTATTTTTTTTTACGAATAGATAGATGAGTAGAAAAAGAAATGGAGTTGTATATGAAGATCACAAACTATGAGATTTACAAATTGAGAAAAGCTGGGCTGACCAATCAACAGATTCTAACTGTTCTTGAATACGATGAGACTGTAGATCAGGAGCTTTTGCTAGGTGATATTGCGGAACTATCGGGGTGTCGTAATCCTGCTGTCTTTATGGAACGCTATTTCCAGATAGATGATGCACATTTGGAGAAGGAGTTTCAGAAATTTCCATCCTTTTCTATTCTTGATGACTGTTATCCTTGGGATCTGAGTGAGATTTATGATGCTCCAGTGCTCTTGTTTTATAAAGGGAATTTGGACTTGTTGAAGTTTCCAAAGGTTGCCGTTGTAGGGAGTCGTTCATGTTCTAGTCAGGGAGCAAAGTCGGTTCAGAAAGTCATTCAAGGTTTGGAAAATGAGTTAATTGTGGTCAGTGGTTTAGCCAAAGGGATTGATACAGCTGCCCATATGGCTGCACTCCAGAATGGAGGAAGAACAATTGCTGTCATTGGAACAGGATTGGATGTTTTCTATCCTCGCGCCAATAAACGTTTGCAGGAACACATTGGCAATCACCATTTAGTACTTAGCGAGTATGGACCTGGTGAAGAACCCTTGAAATTTCACTTTCCAGCCCGTAATCGCATCATTGCTGGCCTTTGCCGTGGTGTGATTGTAGCAGAAGCAAGGATGCGTTCTGGTAGTCTCATCACCTGTGAGCGAGCTATGGAGGAAGGGCGTGATGTTTTTGCCATTCCAGGGAACATTCTTGATGGCCATTCAGATGGTTGCCACCATCTGATCCAAGAGGGGGCAAAGTTAGTCACAAGTGGTCAAGATGTGCTGGCAGAGTTTGAATTTTAAGGAGAAATTTGTTCACTCAGATAAACTTTTCTTCTATATATAGGACTTAGGTCTTGACAGCTATAGAAAAATGGTTTACACTTTATAAAGTTTATTACTTTGAAAAGGTGTGATAGTGTGGCTACGGCAACAAAGAAGAAAAAATCAACAGTTAAGAAAAATCTAGTCATCGTAGAGTCGCCTGCTAAGGCGAAAACGATTGAGAAATATCTAGGCAGAAATTACAAGGTTTTAGCCAGTGTCGGGCATATCCGTGATTTGAAGAAATCCAGTATGTCAGTCGACATTGAAAATAACTATGAACCACAGTATATCAATATCCGAGGAAAAGGTCCTCTCATCAATGACTTAAAAAAAGAAGCTAAAAAAGCCAATAAAGTCTTTCTAGCAAGTGACCCGGACCGTGAAGGAGAAGCGATTTCCTGGCATTTGGCTCACATTCTCAACTTGGATGAGAATGATGCCAACCGTGTAGTCTTTAATGAAATTACCAAAGACGCAGTAAAAAATGCCTTTAAAGAGCCTCGCAAGATTGACATGGACTTGGTCGACGCCCAACAGGCTCGTCGAGTCTTAGACCGCTTGGTAGGGTATTCGATTTCGCC
Proteins encoded in this window:
- the lepA gene encoding translation elongation factor 4 codes for the protein MNLEDLKKRQEKIRNFSIIAHIDHGKSTLADRILEKTETVSSREMQAQLLDSMDLERERGITIKLNAIELNYSAKDGETYIFHLIDTPGHVDFTYEVSRSLAACEGAILVVDAAQGIEAQTLANVYLALDNDLEILPVINKIDLPAADPERVRTEIEDVIGLDASEAVLASAKAGIGIEEILEQIVEKVPAPTGDVSAPLKALIFDSVYDAYRGVILQVRVMDGVVKPGDKIQLMSNGKTFDVTEVGIFTPKAVGRDFLATGDVGYIAASIKTVQDTRVGDTVTLASNPAAEPLDGYKQMNPMVFAGLYPIESNKYNDLREALEKLQLNDASLQFEPETSQALGFGFRCGFLGLLHMDVIQERLEREFNIDLIMTAPSVIYKVNQTDGESMDVSNPSEFPDPTKIATIEEPYVKAQIMVPQEFVGAVMELAQRKRGDFVTMDYIDDNRVNVIYQIPLAEIVFDFFDKLKSSTRGYASFDYELSEYRSSKLVKMDILLNGDKVDALSFIVHKDFAYERGKLIVDKLKKIIPRQQFEVPIQAAIGHKIVARTDIKALRKNVLAKCYGGDVSRKRKLLEKQKAGKKRMKAIGSVEVPQEAFLSVLSMDEE
- the dprA gene encoding DNA-processing protein DprA, which gives rise to MKITNYEIYKLRKAGLTNQQILTVLEYDETVDQELLLGDIAELSGCRNPAVFMERYFQIDDAHLEKEFQKFPSFSILDDCYPWDLSEIYDAPVLLFYKGNLDLLKFPKVAVVGSRSCSSQGAKSVQKVIQGLENELIVVSGLAKGIDTAAHMAALQNGGRTIAVIGTGLDVFYPRANKRLQEHIGNHHLVLSEYGPGEEPLKFHFPARNRIIAGLCRGVIVAEARMRSGSLITCERAMEEGRDVFAIPGNILDGHSDGCHHLIQEGAKLVTSGQDVLAEFEF